The window CATCACCGTGCCGTTGGCGGGACCGAACTTTCCGGTCTTCTTGCCCTCGGTTTCCAGCACCTTCAGCCCCGCGAACAGGGGGACGTGGTCGTAATAGGCGCCGTCGGGATCGACCGTCTCCGGCACCTCGCGGTGGCCGTGGGCCAGCCAGACCGCGTAGTCGTCCGCGCCGTGGCCCGGCGCGGTGTGGACGAAGCCGGTGCCGGCGTCGTCGGTGACGTGGTCGCCCGCCAGCAGGGGCACCGAGAAGCCGTAGCCGCTGTCCAGCGCCGCCAGCGGGTGGGCGCATTCCAGACCCGAGGGGTTGATGGCGTCGACGCGGGTGAAGCCGCTGATCTTGGCGGCCTTGAACACGTCCTCGGCCAGCTTGTCGGCGATGATGAAGCGGTCACCAGGCTTGGCCCAGGGCTCGTAGTCCAGGCCCTCCTCAAGCGCCGTGACCTCATAGAGGCCATAGGCGATCTCGGGGCCGTAGCTGATGGCCCGGTTGGCCGGGATGGTCCAGGGCGTGGTCGTCCAGATCACCACCGAGGGCGTGGCCGCGCGGAAGGACAGCAGGTCATCCGGATGGCTGTCGGTCGCGCCGACCACCGGGAACTTGACCCAGATCGTGGGCGAGACGTGGTCGTGATACTCGACCTCGGCGTCGGCCAGGGCCGTGCGCTCGACCGGCGACCACATGACGGGCTTGGAGCCGCGATACAGCTGGCCCGTGTTCTTGAACTTGTGGAACTCGGCGACGATGGCCGCCTCGGACGTGAAGTCCATGGTGGCGTAGCGGTTGGCGAAGTCGCCGGTGATCCCCAGGCGCAGGAACTGGTCGCGCTGCAGGTCGATGTATTTTCCGGCGTACTCGCGGCAGGCGGTGCGGAACTCTTCCTTCGACACCTCGTCCTTGCGGCGGCCCTTGGCGCGGAACTGCTCCTCGATCTTCCACTCGATCGGCAGGCCGTGGCAGTCCCAGCCCGGCACGTAGTCGACGTCATAGCCCAGCAGGAAGCGCGAGCGGACCACGAAGTCCTTCAGCGTCTTGTTCAGGGCGTGGCCGATGTGGATGTCGCCGTTGGCGTAGGGCGGACCGTCGTGCAGCACATAGAGCGGCGCCTTCTGGGCCTGACGCGTCGCACGCAGATGGCCATAGAGGTCGCCCCACTGGGCCAGGATTTCCGGCTCTTTCTTGGGCAGGCCGCCCCGCATGGGGAAGGGCGTCTCGGGCAGGAAGACGGTGTCGCGATAGTCGCGGCCAGCTGCGTCGGAGGCGGTGTCGTTGGTGGCGTCGGCCATGGGGTAATCTTTGTCTTTTGCGCGGGCGCCGAGGAGGCGGCGCGAACGCAGTCTAGCGTGAAGGCCGTTGAACGGCATCGGCGATATTCGATCCCGACGTGCGCGGGGCTGACCAGCCCTGGCGCTACGCCGGGCGGCTAATCGAAATCGGACGGATCACGCGAACGGTCATGGTTGAAACCGTCTAGCAGAGGAGGCCACCCGCGCGCCATCCCCGCGCGGCCAAAGCTTGTCTTTAGGCGCGGCTGACCGGATAGTCCTCACTCGAGGTTGACGGGAGGCTTTGAATGGTCCGGACTGCGACGACACCCCGCTCGAAAGCCCTCTGGGGCGTGAGCCTTTCGCTGTGGCTGCTGGCCGGGACAATCGGCGTCAGCGCCTTCACCATGAACATGGGCGCCGTCATGCATGACATCTATTGCCAGGATCACTAGCGACCCTGCGGTCACCGCGTCGTCCAGGAAATGACAGGCAAGGAGCCGTTGGCATGCGTATTCAAGTCTTGGTGACGGCGACGGTGCTGGCCCTGACGGCGACGGCCTGCTCTCCCGCCGAGGACAAGGCGCCCGCCCCGGCCGAAGCGCCGCTGACCGGGCGGGCGACCATCTATGCCGCCGGCGAGCAGAGCGCCGAGGCTTTCGCCCGCGCCCTCTATGCAGACGCCGCCGCGCCTGTGGCCAACGATCCCGCCGCGGCGGCGATCAGCCCCGGTCGCGACCCGCTGTATTCGCGCACCATGAACGCCCTGATCGGCGTCGACTTCCGCGAGGCCGAGGCCAAGAACGAAGTCCCCTATCTGAACTATGATCCGATCTGCGCCTGTCAGGACGCCGACGGCTTCGCCCTGACCGCGCTGAAGATGACGCCCGACGGCGACAAGGCGGCCACCGCCGAAGTGGCCTTCACCAACCACGGCCAGACCCATCAGCAGACGCTCAAGCTGGTCAGGGAAGGCCCCATGTGGCGCATCGCCGACGTCGTCGACGCCAAGGGCAAGTCCCTGCACGACGCCCTGATGGCCATCGCCGAGAAGGCCGAGGGCTGAGCCCGGCAACCCCTGCGACACGCGACCGTTAGCGATCCTGTCATCATCGTGTTAAGAGCCCCGCCCTTTATAGCGGCGGCGGTGTCGCCAAAGCAGTTTCAGACTTCGGGAGAAGCCACACATGAGCAGGGTGCTGGTTATCGGTGCAGGCGGCGTCAGCTCCGTCGCGGTCCACAAGATGGCGATGAATGCGGACATCTTCTCGCATATCACCCTGGCGAGCCGCACCAAGTCCAAGTGCGACGCCATCGCTGAATCCGTGAAGTCGCGCTTTGGCGTGACCATCGACACGGCGGCCATCGACGCCGACGATGTCGCCGCGACCACGGCCCTGATCCAGTCGGTCAAGCCGGCTCTGGTGGTCAACCTGGCCCTGCCCTATCAGGACCTGTCGATCATGGACGCCTGCCTGGCCGCCGGCGTCAACTACCTCGACACGGCCAACTATGAGCCGCGCGACGAAGCCAAGTTCGAATACAAGTGGCAGTGGGCCTATCAGGAGCGCTTCAAGGAAGCCGGCCTGATGGCGCTGCTCGGCTCGGGCTTCGACCCGGGCGTGACGTCGGTCTTCGCCACCTACACCA of the Brevundimonas pondensis genome contains:
- a CDS encoding DUF3828 domain-containing protein, translated to MRIQVLVTATVLALTATACSPAEDKAPAPAEAPLTGRATIYAAGEQSAEAFARALYADAAAPVANDPAAAAISPGRDPLYSRTMNALIGVDFREAEAKNEVPYLNYDPICACQDADGFALTALKMTPDGDKAATAEVAFTNHGQTHQQTLKLVREGPMWRIADVVDAKGKSLHDALMAIAEKAEG